CGGCCTCCGGGTGGGTCTGGTCGTAGCCGCGGGCGTCGCACTGCAGGCCGCCGACGACGCAGTGGCCGACCAGCGCCTTGAGCGTGGCGTCGTCCCAGGCGTTGAAGAAGTCGTAGTGGAAGGAGTGGCCCGTCCCGCTGGCCAGGTGGACCCGCGACATGTCGCCGTTGACCGGGAAGGCCATCTTGAACTCGATCATGGGCAGGGCGACCGGGTGGTCGGCGGGGCACATGGTGTCGTTGGTGCCGGGCTTGACCACGGGGTAGGCCGTGTGGCTCTGGTGGTCCGGTGTGTCGAGGTACTTGCCGTCCCAGCAACTGGGTGCCTGGAAGCGGATGTCGAGCTGGACGTCGGCCCGGCTCGGGCGGCTCGCGGGGAAGTCGGTGTTGAAGTAGCTGTCGCCGCACTCCCAGCCCTCGACGAAGCCCGGGTGGCGGCGGAACCCGTCGGCGCTCTGCATCGGGTCGCCCACGACGAACCGCAGGCCCTTGGGGAAGGGGCGCACGCTGGTGTAGTCGGTGACGCCGGACTTGTGGGAGATGGTCTGCGCGCCCACCGGGAGGATCTTCTGGTCGCCCTTGAACAGCGAAGGCGTCCAGTAGGCCGAAGCGTCGGCGGGGACCTTGCAGGTGGTTGCGCCGCCCTCGGGGGAGGCGGTGGTGCTGCCCGCGTTGGTGGTGTCGCCCATGAGGGTGTGGCCGTGGGACTTGCCCGGCTGGCCCGGGTGCACGACCGGATCGTCCGGAGCGGTGTGCGTGACCGAGCGGTTGGCCTGGAACTCGTGGAAGTAGCGCGGGGGCGGGCTGGCCGTGGACGGCGTGACACCGGTGACCTGCGGCACGGCCGGTATGCAGCCGTCACCGTCCGGGTCGTCGCCGGACGCCTGCGTGGACACGGCCATCGTGTGCCCGCTGCGGGCGGCCGGCGCCGAGGCGGGTGCGTCACCGCCGGTGCCGGTGGTGGCGGAGGCGAGGGTGCCGACGCCGAGGACACCGGCGAGGAGCGCGGTGCCGAGGAGCAGTGCGGGGAGCCGTTCGGAACGCGATCTCACGGGGGGCTCCTGCCCGTGGGGTGGGAAGAGGGCCCGCGCGCACGCACACGTGTCACGCGGGTGGTGCGGCCGGTTCGGCGGCGGGGCCCTCCACGGGTTCCGCCGCCGCCCGGAGCTCGGTCGTCAGCTGTAGATCCCCAGCTCGTGCAGGGAGTAGCCCCAGCTCGTGCCGCGCGCCGTCAGCTGCAGGCGCACGTAGCGGGCGGTGGCCGAGACCTCGATGGCGTCGACGTCACCGTCGCCGGTGGTCGTGGAGTACACCGGACGCCAGTTGCTGCCGGCGTCGGGGACCCGCACTTCGTAGGACTTGGCGTAGGCCGGGTCCCAGACGAGCTGCAGCTTGCGCAGGGCCTGGGAGGCGCCGAGGTCGACCTGGAGCCACTGGGGGTCGCTCCAGTCGCTGGCCCAGCGCGTGTCGGTGCGGCCGTCGACGGTCAGCGCCGGGGGGCAGGGGCAGTCGCCGTAGGACTGCTGGGAGGAGGAGGCGGTCGCGGGCCGGTTCAGCGCCAGATTGGTCCCGCTCACCGGCGGGGGGACGACCTTGACGGACTTGGTCTCGATGCCGGCGTTGCCGTGCCCGTCCTCGGCCTGGACGTAGACCTTCCACACGCCGAGCTTCTGCGGCGCGGTGAGGGCGAAGTTGCCGTTGCCGGTCGAGCGCCACTGGGCCTCGACGAGCCGCTTGTCGCCGCTGGCGTAGTTGCCGCCGAGGAAGACCTTGTACGTGATCGCGTCGTTGTCCGGGTCGCGCACGTCGGCGTGGACGGCGAACTCGCCGCCGGCCGGTGCGGAGGAGGCCGGGGAGACGGTCATGTTGCTGATGACCGGGGGAGTGTTGCCGACGGACGCCGAGCCCGTGTACGCCCTCTTGACGGCGTAGTACGACAGCCGCCTCAGCCCGTCGGGCACGAGGTTGAACCACACGCCCCCGAAGTCGTGCTCGGTGCCGTAGTGGAAGAGGGCGGCGCCCAGGGCCACGCCCTGGTGGCCGGTCACGCAGTTCCAGGCCTTGGTGTACCCGTCCGCCTTCTGCACGTCGGTCGGCTCGTCGGGGACGCCGTTGGCGTCGTGGGGCACCTCCCACTCGCCGGCCGGACCGGTCTCGGTGATGATGTAGGGCTTGGTGTAGCCCCCGTCGATCCAGTCCTGGCGGACCTTGCACACGTTGTTGTACGAGTTCATCGCGTACAGGTCGAGGTCGGGCGCATTGCGCTTGTAGTACGGCCAGGCGCCGGTCCACGCGTCGGTGGAGGTGACCGGGTGGTCGGGGTCGATGCTGTGGATCTTCTCGGCGACGTCGTTGACGAAGCTGGTGTAGGCGTTGCGCTGCGCCTCCAGTTCACTGCCGCTGTAGCAGTTCTGCAGACCGAGGACCGACTCGTTGCCGACGTTCCACATCAGCGTCGCCGGATGGCTCTTGTAGGCCTCCACCCACTTGGCGAACTCGGTGAGCGAGTCGTTCTTGTACGCGGTGTCGGTCACGTAGTTGACGCAGCCGCCGGCGCCCGGCCCGCCGCCCGGCTGGAGCCAGAAACCGTTGATCACGTGGATCCCGTTGGACGCCGCGGCGTCCAGGAGCGCCTTGCTGGAGCCGTCGGTGCCCCAGGTGCGGATCGTGTTGGCGCCCATGGCCTTCACGTCCGGCAGGTACTTGGGAGCGTCGGAGGCCGCCGGGCCCCAGGTGACTCCCTTGACGGTGTACGGCTGGCCGCCCACGGTGAGGCGCCAGTTGCCCTGGCCGCCCTCGACCTTCACGGCGCCCGAGGCGGGCGGCGGAGTGCTGCCGCCGGGGGAGCCGTAGACCTGGAACTCCCACAGCGAGTACCCGTAGCCGCCGGACCGGGCCAGGCCCTGCATCCGGACGTAGCGGCCGGTCCCGGACACGGCCAGGTCGTCGGTGCCGCCGTCGCCGCCGGTCACCGCCTTCAGGGGGTGCCAGTCGCTGCCGTTGTCGGATGCCTGGATCTCGTAGTCCCTGCCGTAGGCGCTCTCCCAGGTCAGCACGACACGGCTGAGGTTCGACCGCTGGCCCAGGTCGACCTGGAGCCACTGCTGGTCGCTCCACTGGCTGGCCCACCGGGTCCCGGTCAGGTCGCCGTCCACCGCGGCGGCGGCCGCGTAGCCGTCTCCTTCCTGCGAGGAAGCGGCGACGGGCTTGCCCTGGGACAGGAGGGTGTCGGCCGCGTGCGCGTTCGGCGCGAGCGCGACGGTGAGCGACGACGCGAGGAGCGCGCCGAGCGCGATAAGGGACACGCCGGCGCGGCGTGGGACGGGTGCGGTCGTGGAAGGTGGTCTGGACACGGGTGCTCCTGACGGATCGGCTCGTCGCGCTGGCTGGCCCCTCCGGGCCGGGATGCGGGGCAGGTGCGTCCGGCTCGGACGGGGAGTGCGGAGGGGTGGCGGGGTCAAGGGCGGGGACGGCCGTCGACGGGACGGGCGAGGGCCCGAGGCCGGCGACAGGGCGTCGCCGTCCTCAGCGCGGACGCCGTGGCCGGCCCGGTTCGCGTCCCGGTCCACTCCGGCACCGCGGTCCGCACGCCGTCCCCGGGTGTGGCCGACGATCACGCCGTTCCTGTTGGCGGCCGGGCCGGCGGTGGCCTCGGCCGGCCCCGCGCCGTCGATGCGGAAGCGCAGGTCCTGGGGGACGGCGGGGTCGGCGGAGTGGTCCGCGGCGGCACCCCGGGGACCGGTCTCCAGCGGGGTGGGCGGGTCGGCCGGACCGGTGCCGACGGGGAAGCCGGACGGCCGGACGCCGTCGGCGACCTCCATGACCGCTGCGCCGTCGCGCCGTTGCGCCGTTGTGCCGTTGTCCGGGACGGCCGTGGCCGGGCCCGGGCCGGAGCGGACCGTGCCCGGCCGGTTCATCCGGACCGCCCGGTCGGCGTGGTGGACGCAGGCCGGTGCCCCGTGCTGCTCCCGGCCGCCCGCCGTCGCGGGCTTGCCCCGGGACGGCGGGCGGGAACCGCCTGGGCCGCGGCGGTCGGGGGAAGCGTGAGCGGGGCGCCGGCGAAAGAGGTGGGAAACGCTCCTGCGATCCCTCCGGACGCTGCAGTGGCCCGTCCTCCTCGTGACGGTCCCGCCACGGCATCGACTGCGGACACGAAGTCGGCTCCTTGACTCGGGAGGTGCGGTGATCAAAGAGGATGGGAGAGCGCTCTCCGAAACCATGCCTCTTCGCCAGAGGCAGGTCAAGGAATCCAACGCGGCTTTTCTTTTGGTGTGAGTTAAGCCGTGTCGACCGGGGGTGGGCCGCCGCCGGTGACCGGCAGCACCGGACGGGCGGCCGGACGGGCGGCCCCTCCCGGAACGGAGGCGCGGGGCGGTGCGCGGCCGCGCGTCTGTTCCTCGAGAAAGGTCCGCGCCGTCCGCCCCGGGCGGGTTCCCGCGCCGGGGCCTTGCCGATGCCGACCTCCAGCCATCGCTCGTGGGCCGCGTCCTGCCGGCCGCTGAGGATGCCCCTGCCGTGGTTCGCGGTCAGGCACCGCATCGGCGACTCGGTCTCCGGGTGGCCCGGGGGATCGGTCGGTCCGCCGGTCACCGCGTGCGGCGGACACGGCGGGGCCGGGGCGAGCGCGGCCGAGTCGATCAGGTACCAGCCCCAGTCGTTGCTGACGGTCACCGTGTTGGCGCCGGCCTTCAGCAGGACGTTCGCGGCCGCCGCGTCGGTGAAGGAGTCGGTGGCCGGCAGCGCGATCTCACCCACACCGGCGTCATTGACCGGCAGGTTCGCCTTCTTGTCGCGGTACGGGGCGTCGTAGCGCACCGACAGCGTGTGCAGGCCGCCGGGACTGTCCGGGACCGTGATCGTCACGCTGTCGCTCGCCTGGTCGAAGCCCTCGACGTGACCGCTGCCCTGGTAACCGGAGACCGAAGCGCCGGCTGTCACACCGTCCCGGGTGCCGTCCTCGGCCAGGTAGACCTGGGCGGAACCGGAACCGACCGGAACCAGAACCGGAACCGACCGGAACCGGCGGCCTGAGCGCTGCCGGGTGCCAGGAACGCCGCCGCCGACAGCGCCAGCGCGCCGGACAGCAGCAGTCCCGTGAGCCCGGAGCGGCGTGGTGTGCGGGGACAAGGCGCACCTCCTCCTCGTGGGGGGTCGCCGCGCCGGAGGCGTCCTGCCCCACCCGGCACGGGAGCGCTCCCGTGAAGTCGGCCGGGGCTCCCGCGTCCATCGTGTGCGCACTGCCGGATGAACAGGCGCGCTGCACGCACACCGGCCGTCGGTCTGCCCCTGGCCGTGCGGGCGTCCTGGCCAGGGGACGGGATCACGCGGCGGCGGTGCGGTGCCCGGAACCCCGGGAAGGCGCGTGCGTCGCTGATCCGGCTGCGGTCCGGACCATTGACGGGGCGTCAGGCCGTGGTTAGCTTCACAGGAGCGCGTCGGTCTTCCTCGCGGCGCGGCCCTCACCCCCACCCCCTTGGTCCCCCTGGTCCCCCCACGTCCGATCGGTTCGGGAGCCCCCATGAAACCCAGCAGATCCGCCTCCGGCATCCTCCTCGCCCTCCTGACAACGTTGTCCATCGGGGTGGCCGCGCCACCGCCGGCCTCGGCCGCTTCCGCGGCGGTGTGCAACAGGTACTGCGACGCCCGGGATCCGGGCCTGAGCCCCCAGGACCGGCAGCCGGTGACGGCCGCGCTGTCGGGCCGCTCGGTCGTGCTGCACTTCGACGACACCGACGCGATGGGCTGGGCGTCCATCGACAACGGCGCTGCCGGCGACGAGGTGTGGCTCGACCGCAGCTTCGACGGCGGCCGCACCTGGGCGGCCGGCAGCAAGCTCGGCGACACGACGGTCCCGTCCGGCCAGCGCGGCTGGCGGACGCTGATGTACAACGTGGACGACTGGAACACCCTGGGGGTCGGAGCGCTGCGGGCCTGCGGGCAGGCGGCCGGCGCCATCGTGTGCACGCCGTGGGCGCGCACCACGTGGAACGCCGGCGACCGGCGGACCGCCGCGGCGACCGCGCTGATGATGTCGTACGACCGCACCACCAAGCTGTTCGGGGGCAACGGATGGTGGACCGGGGCCAACGCGCTGACCGCGATCATCGACAACGCCCGGATCACCGGCATGGGCAGCTACACGTACACCATCGCCCAGACGTACGACAAGAACATCAACGCGCAGGGCGGGCAGTTCAGGAACGAGTACCTGGACGACACCGGCTGGTGGGGCCTGGCCTGGGTGGCCGCGTACGACATGACGGGTGACAGCCGCTACCTGAACACCGCCCGCGCCGACGCCGACCACATGTACGCCAACTGGAACGGCACCTGCGGCGGCGGAGTGCGGTGGAACACCAACGGCAACTACAAGAACGCGATCACCAACGAGCTGTTCCTCCAGCTCACCGCCGCCCTCCACAACCGCATCCCCGGCGACACCACGTATCTGAACCGGGCGAGGAGCGAATGGTCGTGGTTCCGGAACAGCGGCATGATCAACGGCAACAACATGATCAACGACGGTCTCAGCGACGCGTGCGCCAACAACGGCCAGCCGACGTGGACGTACAACCAGGGCGTGGTGCTGGGGGGCCTGACCGAGCTGTACCGGGCCACCGGTGACTCGGCGCTGCTGACCACCGCCCGCACGCTGGCCGACGCCTCGACCGTGCGGCTGCAGACCAACGGGGTGCTGCGCGAGCCGGGCGAGGGCGACTCCTGCACCGGTGACGGCCCCAGCTTCAAGGGCGCCTACGTCCGCGGCCTGGGACGGCTCAACACCCAGCTCGGCGACCACCCGTACACCGGGATCCTCGCGAGCTGGGCGAACACCGCCTACACCCACGACCGCAACCCCCTCGACCAGTACGGCCCGCACTGGGGCGGCGGCGCCGGCACCACGGACTACGGCTGCCAGCAGAGCGCCCTGGACCTCCTCAACGCGGCCGGCTGACCCGGACCGGCGAGGACCTGCGGGGGCCGGTGCGGCGGAGCCGGCCAGGCCCCCGCGGGCACTGGGCTGCCTGTCCCAGCCCCGGACGCCCGCGGATACGGCAGCGTGCAGCTCCCCACCACCGACAGCGGCCGGGAGGTCGCCGGGGACGCCGAACGACAGGGAGGCAGAGGACGGGGGAGACCGGGAGGCATGGCCACCGGCGTCGTGCTGGGCACGGCGGCGGGCCGTCCCGCCGTTTGAGCCGGAGCGCCGCAGCCGCGGCAGCCGGCCGCACGGACGGCGGCGGGGTCACCGGGGGGAGCCGGTCGTCAGGAATGGTGGATCGGGTGGTTCGCCCGCGGCGACGGAGACCCCGGCCCGAGCAGGAAAGCACCTCCGTCGAGGCCGTGCAGGACGGAGTCGGCGGTGGTTTCCGGAGTGAGGTGCGTCGTGTCGAGTACGTGTCCTTCGAATGCGCCGAGGCCGGTGAACTGCCGGTGCAGTGAGCGGATCGGGTCGGGGTCGGTCAGCGCGTCGCCACCGCGGCCGGCCGCCCGGCGCAGCGTCGTGTCCTGATCGGGACGCAGGACGGCGTAGTGCAGCTCGGCACCCCGTGTCCCACCCGTGGTCCGGAACGCGTCGATGAACCAGGGGCCGACGATGCCGTCGCAGATGACCTGGTAGCCGCCGACGGCATAGCCGAAGGCGGCGTCGGCCAGGACACCGATGACGGTTTCGTTCTGCCGGTGGGCCTGCGGGAGGTGGGGAGCGATCGCACCCCGCTTGATGAAGTGCCAGAAGTCGTCGCAGTGCAGGTGGACGCTGGGCGACAGCCGGTCGGCCAGCAGGCGGGCCACGGTGCTCTTGCCCGCACCGGGCGGACCGGTGAGGACGATCACCCTTCCAGGGGGAGGAGCCGGGGTCGTGGCGTCGGTGGTGGGCTGATCCATGCGGCGATCCTTATCACTGGGTTCGACCGGCGCGCCGGGTTCGAAGCGGGCTCCGGCCCCGGCGGGGCGGCGGAGCGGGGCGCGTCCACGGCCCGCCGACGGGCCCGGACGGACCCGACGGGCTCGAAGACCACGGTGGGGCAGGACCGTCCGGATGGCCCGGTCGTCGCTCCGGCTATGTTGGCGGGGACATCCGACAGGCGGGGCTGGCATGCAGAGAACAGAAGAACGGGCCGAGGAGGCCGAGGCCGTCGACGCGGACGGAACGGCGGGGGACGGCACTGCCGCCGGCTGGCCCCGGTGGTGGCCGCTGCTGTTCCTGGGGGCGGCCACCGTGCCCGGTGCGGTGCTCTACTTCGGGGGCAG
This is a stretch of genomic DNA from Streptomyces sp. TG1A-8. It encodes these proteins:
- a CDS encoding discoidin domain-containing protein is translated as MSRPPSTTAPVPRRAGVSLIALGALLASSLTVALAPNAHAADTLLSQGKPVAASSQEGDGYAAAAAVDGDLTGTRWASQWSDQQWLQVDLGQRSNLSRVVLTWESAYGRDYEIQASDNGSDWHPLKAVTGGDGGTDDLAVSGTGRYVRMQGLARSGGYGYSLWEFQVYGSPGGSTPPPASGAVKVEGGQGNWRLTVGGQPYTVKGVTWGPAASDAPKYLPDVKAMGANTIRTWGTDGSSKALLDAAASNGIHVINGFWLQPGGGPGAGGCVNYVTDTAYKNDSLTEFAKWVEAYKSHPATLMWNVGNESVLGLQNCYSGSELEAQRNAYTSFVNDVAEKIHSIDPDHPVTSTDAWTGAWPYYKRNAPDLDLYAMNSYNNVCKVRQDWIDGGYTKPYIITETGPAGEWEVPHDANGVPDEPTDVQKADGYTKAWNCVTGHQGVALGAALFHYGTEHDFGGVWFNLVPDGLRRLSYYAVKRAYTGSASVGNTPPVISNMTVSPASSAPAGGEFAVHADVRDPDNDAITYKVFLGGNYASGDKRLVEAQWRSTGNGNFALTAPQKLGVWKVYVQAEDGHGNAGIETKSVKVVPPPVSGTNLALNRPATASSSQQSYGDCPCPPALTVDGRTDTRWASDWSDPQWLQVDLGASQALRKLQLVWDPAYAKSYEVRVPDAGSNWRPVYSTTTGDGDVDAIEVSATARYVRLQLTARGTSWGYSLHELGIYS
- a CDS encoding CBM35 domain-containing protein — its product is MDNVVRRARRMPEADLLGFMGAPEPIGRGGTRGTKGVGVRAAPRGRPTRSCEANHGLTPRQWSGPQPDQRRTRLPGVPGTAPPPRDPVPWPGRPHGQGQTDGRCACSAPVHPAVRTRWTREPRPTSRERSRAGWGRTPPARRPPTRRRCALSPHTTPLRAHGTAAVRRAGAVGGGVPGTRQRSGRRFRSVPVLVPVGSGSAQVYLAEDGTRDGVTAGASVSGYQGSGHVEGFDQASDSVTITVPDSPGGLHTLSVRYDAPYRDKKANLPVNDAGVGEIALPATDSFTDAAAANVLLKAGANTVTVSNDWGWYLIDSAALAPAPPCPPHAVTGGPTDPPGHPETESPMRCLTANHGRGILSGRQDAAHERWLEVGIGKAPAREPARGGRRGPFSRNRRAAAHRPAPPFREGPPVRPPVRCCRSPAAAHPRSTRLNSHQKKSRVGFLDLPLAKRHGFGERSPILFDHRTSRVKEPTSCPQSMPWRDRHEEDGPLQRPEGSQERFPPLSPAPRSRFPRPPRPRRFPPAVPGQARDGGRPGAARGTGLRPPRRPGGPDEPAGHGPLRPGPGHGRPGQRHNGATARRRSGHGGRRRRPAVRLPRRHRSGRPAHPAGDRSPGCRRGPLRRPRRPPGPALPHRRRGAGRGHRRPGRQQERRDRRPHPGTACGPRCRSGPGREPGRPRRPR
- a CDS encoding DUF1996 domain-containing protein codes for the protein MRSRSERLPALLLGTALLAGVLGVGTLASATTGTGGDAPASAPAARSGHTMAVSTQASGDDPDGDGCIPAVPQVTGVTPSTASPPPRYFHEFQANRSVTHTAPDDPVVHPGQPGKSHGHTLMGDTTNAGSTTASPEGGATTCKVPADASAYWTPSLFKGDQKILPVGAQTISHKSGVTDYTSVRPFPKGLRFVVGDPMQSADGFRRHPGFVEGWECGDSYFNTDFPASRPSRADVQLDIRFQAPSCWDGKYLDTPDHQSHTAYPVVKPGTNDTMCPADHPVALPMIEFKMAFPVNGDMSRVHLASGTGHSFHYDFFNAWDDATLKALVGHCVVGGLQCDARGYDQTHPEAGAALNADYRLP
- a CDS encoding glycoside hydrolase family 76 protein, with product MKPSRSASGILLALLTTLSIGVAAPPPASAASAAVCNRYCDARDPGLSPQDRQPVTAALSGRSVVLHFDDTDAMGWASIDNGAAGDEVWLDRSFDGGRTWAAGSKLGDTTVPSGQRGWRTLMYNVDDWNTLGVGALRACGQAAGAIVCTPWARTTWNAGDRRTAAATALMMSYDRTTKLFGGNGWWTGANALTAIIDNARITGMGSYTYTIAQTYDKNINAQGGQFRNEYLDDTGWWGLAWVAAYDMTGDSRYLNTARADADHMYANWNGTCGGGVRWNTNGNYKNAITNELFLQLTAALHNRIPGDTTYLNRARSEWSWFRNSGMINGNNMINDGLSDACANNGQPTWTYNQGVVLGGLTELYRATGDSALLTTARTLADASTVRLQTNGVLREPGEGDSCTGDGPSFKGAYVRGLGRLNTQLGDHPYTGILASWANTAYTHDRNPLDQYGPHWGGGAGTTDYGCQQSALDLLNAAG
- a CDS encoding AAA family ATPase, which codes for MDQPTTDATTPAPPPGRVIVLTGPPGAGKSTVARLLADRLSPSVHLHCDDFWHFIKRGAIAPHLPQAHRQNETVIGVLADAAFGYAVGGYQVICDGIVGPWFIDAFRTTGGTRGAELHYAVLRPDQDTTLRRAAGRGGDALTDPDPIRSLHRQFTGLGAFEGHVLDTTHLTPETTADSVLHGLDGGAFLLGPGSPSPRANHPIHHS